A window of Aequoribacter fuscus genomic DNA:
TAGCGATAGGGTTGCGGCCATTGGCAGCTCCCACTGCGCGCACCGCTTTGGGGCGCCCGATGTGCGTGGCAATATCGCTGTACGCACGCGTTTCGCCATACGGTATTTGCTGCAGTGCCTTAAGCACATCGCGCTGGAACGGGGTTCCGCTTGGTGCTAGATCTAACTCAAAATGTTTTAGCTTGCCGCCAAAGTAGGCGTCGAGCTGTTGTCGCACTGCGGTAAACGGCTCCTCTTGATAGGTCCAGTCGTCGGGAGCCTCGCCTACCGCAAAAGCGTTCGGGAAGAATAATTGGTGCAGTGCTTGATCGGTACCCGCCAAGCGCAGGGTGCCTAAGGGTGAGCTGTGGTAGCAGAAATACATGATCGTGATTCCCCGTGAATGTTGCTACAGTATGCCATGGGCCAGGTGTGTGCCTTACATCAAAACGACTCA
This region includes:
- a CDS encoding methylated-DNA--[protein]-cysteine S-methyltransferase, which translates into the protein MYFCYHSSPLGTLRLAGTDQALHQLFFPNAFAVGEAPDDWTYQEEPFTAVRQQLDAYFGGKLKHFELDLAPSGTPFQRDVLKALQQIPYGETRAYSDIATHIGRPKAVRAVGAANGRNPIAIIIPCHRVIGRNGSLTGFGGGLKAKQSLLNLEANHC